A genomic window from Ascaphus truei isolate aAscTru1 chromosome 1, aAscTru1.hap1, whole genome shotgun sequence includes:
- the OCIAD2 gene encoding OCIA domain-containing protein 2, translating to MSSEPEPAPGPGQNTASGYSLMHCPISQAHREDLAKLMKECKEESFWYRALPLSIGGMVVTQGLVYKGYLLPNKRFGSLPKVALAGVLGFIVGKISYAGVCQRKFQNTGVLPFGPGFGAKFGPGFGKPDKKHCPHTCNECKANSAKGEGHNAQASAS from the exons ATGTcttcagaaccagaaccagcaccaggCCCGGGACAAAACACGGCAAGCGGTTACTCATTA ATGCATTGCCCCATTTCACAGGCCCACAGGGAAGATTTAGCAAAGCTCATGAAAGAATGTAAAGAGGAAAGCTTCTGGTACAGAG CTCTTCCTCTGTCCATTGGAGGCATGGTGGTCACTCAGGGACTTGTCTACAAAG GGTATCTATTACCAAACAAAAGGTTTGGCTCCTTACCAAAAGTTGCAC TTGCTGGTGTCCTGGGTTTTATCGTTGGAAAGATCTCATACGCCGGAGTGTGCCAGAGAAAGTTCCAGAACACTGGGGTGCTGCCGTTCGGTCCTGGATTTGGTGCCAAGTTTGGTCCAGGATTCGGCAAACCGGATAAAAA GCACTGTCCCCACACCTGTAACGAATGCAAAGCAAACTCTGCAAAGGGAGAGGGTCACAATGCCCAGGCCTCAGCCTCTTGA